Within Sporosarcina sp. PTS2304, the genomic segment ATGAAGCAATACGCTTCGTTCTCTGCCCAAGCGAGTGCTACACTGATAGATTACTTTCCGGCAGAGGGAATTGTCATATTTGATGAGCTAGGACGAGTACAAGAATCTGTCACTGCACTAGAAACGGAAGAACAGGAATTTCATCTAGCTATGTTAGAAGACGGAAAAATGTTACACGATACGAAGCTTGCGTGGACATATCAAGAAGTACTGAGCAAAATCCATCAACAACGCATATATATATCATTATTTACACGAGCGATACCAGGATTTACGATTAAAAAGTCTATCGCGATTTCTTGCAAACCGATGCAACAGTTTCACGGGCAGATGCCTTTATTAAAAAATGAAATAGAGCGTTGGATGCAAGGTAACTATAATGTCTTCTTACTGGCAGCTTCTGCAGAACGCATAGCGGATATACAAGGAATTTTGCGAGAGTATGACATAGAAGCAGTTATCAACGGCAAACCTACTAAAGAAGGCATCCTATCCATCATAGAGGGTGATTTGTCTGTCGGATTTGAGTTGCCATTTCAAAAGCTGGCAGTTCTTACAGACACGGAGATGTTCACTGGAAAGCCAAAACGTAAAGCGCGTCCATCAAAGTTAACGAATGCGGAACGGATTAAAAGTTATTCAGAGATACAAATCGGTGATTATATTGTTCACGTCCATCACGGAATTGGACGCTATTATGGTGTAGTGACACTAGAAGTGGGCGGTATCCAAAAGGATTACTTGGATATTCGTTACCGCGGAGATGATAAGTTATTTGTACAAGCCGATCAAATTGATTTAATCCAAAAGTATGTGGCTTCTGGTGAAAAAGAGCCGAAATTGCATAAACTGGGCGGCACAGATTGGACAAAGACAAAGCGTAAAGTAACAGCGGCAATTCAAGACATTGCGGATGACTTAATCGAGCTGTATGCAAAGCGTGAAGCGGAAAAAGGATTTGCTTTTAGTGAAGATGATGATTTACAACGATCGTTCGAAAATGCTTTTCCATATGAAGAAACGGCAGACCAATTACAATCAATTGATGAAATAAAAAAGGATATGGAAAAAGAGCGTCCAATGGATCGTTTATTATGCGGCGATGTTGGTTATGGAAAAACGGAAGTGGCTATTCGCGCAGCATTTAAGGCTGTAACGAATGGCAAACAAGTAGCGTTTTTAGTACCGACAACGATTTTAGCTCAGCAACACTACGAAACAATGAAAGAACGTTTTGCGAACTATCCGGTAACCGTTTCGATACTTAATCGTTTCCGAACGAAGAAAGAGCAAGATGAGACGATTAAAGGGTTAAAGGCTGGAACTATTGATATTGTTATAGGGACTCATCGTCTGCTTTCAAAAGATGTTGTCTATCAAGACTTAGGCTTGTTAGTAGTGGATGAAGAGCAACGTTTTGGCGTGACGCACAAAGAAAAGTTAAAGCAGTTAAAAACAAATGTAGATGTTCTAACGTTAACGGCTACTCCTATTCCGCGTACACTGCATATGTCCATGGTAGGAGTTCGCGATTTATCTGTAATCGAAACACCTCCTGCGAATCGCTTTCCCGTTCAAACATATGTTATGGAGTATAATGGCGGGCTAGTACGAGAAGCTATTGAACGGGAGATGGGACGCGGCGGACAAGTATTTTATTTGTATAATCGGGTAGAAGATATGGATCGTAAAGTTGAAGAAATTCGGGAACTTGTACCTGAAGCGCGTATTGCCTCGGCACATGGCCGTATGGGGGAAGCTGCACTTGAGGCGGTCATTATGAGTTTTCTCGAAGGAGAATATGATGTATTAGTGACAACGACAATCATTGAGACAGGTATCGATATTCCAAATGTTAATACATTGATTGTTCATGATGCAGATCGTATGGGTCTGTCACAACTCTATCAATTGCGCGGCCGTGTTGGTCGTTCGAACCGTGTAGCGTATAGTTATATGTTGTATCAACGGGATAAAGTGTTAACTGAAGTGGCGGAAAACCGTCTACAAGCGATTAAAGAGTTTACTGAGCTCGGTTCAGGTTTTAAAATTGCGATGCGGGATTTATCAATTCGGGGGGCAGGAAACTTACTCGGCTCTCAGCAACATGGATTTATTGATTCTGTTGGAT encodes:
- the mfd gene encoding transcription-repair coupling factor, whose amino-acid sequence is MGVIEQLFLEEKEIQDLLKGLEAGQDQQLITGLSGGSKSIFFKIIQQSLTRPVLIISPNMLQAQRMYEDLVKQAGEEQVHLYNAEELVAADFSFGSYELRAGRIETLDHMARKGRGIYISPVAGLRKLLPSKERWLTHYVTAETDEEIDIGSWLVKLVSMGYMRKDLVSAPGEFALRGGILDVYPLTMQEPVRIELFDTTIDSIRTFSAEDQRSTGKLESITLLPATEFIWTPEELLDVSRKVEQALGDSLTKIKSEELQQQLLTTVMHDIGLMQSGIVPDTMKQYASFSAQASATLIDYFPAEGIVIFDELGRVQESVTALETEEQEFHLAMLEDGKMLHDTKLAWTYQEVLSKIHQQRIYISLFTRAIPGFTIKKSIAISCKPMQQFHGQMPLLKNEIERWMQGNYNVFLLAASAERIADIQGILREYDIEAVINGKPTKEGILSIIEGDLSVGFELPFQKLAVLTDTEMFTGKPKRKARPSKLTNAERIKSYSEIQIGDYIVHVHHGIGRYYGVVTLEVGGIQKDYLDIRYRGDDKLFVQADQIDLIQKYVASGEKEPKLHKLGGTDWTKTKRKVTAAIQDIADDLIELYAKREAEKGFAFSEDDDLQRSFENAFPYEETADQLQSIDEIKKDMEKERPMDRLLCGDVGYGKTEVAIRAAFKAVTNGKQVAFLVPTTILAQQHYETMKERFANYPVTVSILNRFRTKKEQDETIKGLKAGTIDIVIGTHRLLSKDVVYQDLGLLVVDEEQRFGVTHKEKLKQLKTNVDVLTLTATPIPRTLHMSMVGVRDLSVIETPPANRFPVQTYVMEYNGGLVREAIEREMGRGGQVFYLYNRVEDMDRKVEEIRELVPEARIASAHGRMGEAALEAVIMSFLEGEYDVLVTTTIIETGIDIPNVNTLIVHDADRMGLSQLYQLRGRVGRSNRVAYSYMLYQRDKVLTEVAENRLQAIKEFTELGSGFKIAMRDLSIRGAGNLLGSQQHGFIDSVGFDLYSQLLQEAIEERQTGVTKEDKIDVEISLPINAYLPETYIQDGYQKIQMYKRVKAITSDEDYLELVDEMIDRFGDMPFEADLLLRVGRMKAWGRMAGVESIKKIQDTVEIRLTDEGTARADGAKLMEHSLKFGHAVGLSLENGQIIVTVNEKKSNKFTEFDMIEDMVHIMQETAKEAPPAV